The Dehalococcoidia bacterium genomic interval GCTGAAGTAGCAGCAGGGAGGTGGTCGGCGGCGGAGGCCGCCCGGACGCTGAAGCTGTCGGAGCGACAGATCCGGCGCTTGCGCAGAGGCTTCGCGGAGAGAGGCGCTAGGGCTTTCATGCACGGCAACCGCGGCCAGCCGTCGCCCCATCGCATCAGTGATGAGGTACGCGCCAGAGTGGTGGAGCTGGGTGCTGGCCGCTACGCC includes:
- a CDS encoding helix-turn-helix domain-containing protein; this translates as MREDPVILSQKEQTRLRVIAEVAAGRWSAAEAARTLKLSERQIRRLRRGFAERGARAFMHGNRGQPSPHRISDEVRARVVELGAGRYA